One genomic window of Magnolia sinica isolate HGM2019 chromosome 3, MsV1, whole genome shotgun sequence includes the following:
- the LOC131240274 gene encoding pentatricopeptide repeat-containing protein At5g61370, mitochondrial, with protein sequence MLKLKFNRFLPLLTPHRMQFQCLLSHKYSTTTPTSSQDLQKLCEIVSGGVGNLDDLEASLEHSNLNITPEIVTLVIDYCKAQAPNRRLLRFFSWSRKIPNCDKLGDGTFNQVIQIFAEKKDLMAMDILISDLQKEHRSMDSKTFSCVVESLVKSGREDEALRLFKNLDKFNCSKDRISLSVIVHALCSKGHARMAEGVVWRHKNKIPIEPCIYDSLLHGWCIHGNVKEVRRIVDEMKLLGICPGLLSYNAFLRCICDRNVKFNPSALVPEATNLMMEMRTSGVHPTAISFNILLSCLSRTRRVKEAYQILQWMKERGCSPDWVSYYIVVRLFYLTGRFGRGNRLVDQMIGEGLIPKARFYHDLIGVLCGVEEVRCALEMFERMKKSCVGDYGPVYDMLIPKLCRGGEFDKGRHLWDEAVEKGITLQCSSDILDPAKTEVFKPKGRAEKGSLEDSRRVVKMQKKCITNVKRMSKKKASSA encoded by the coding sequence ATGCTGAAGTTGAAATTCAACAGATTCCTACCATTACTGACCCCTCATAGGATGCAATTCCAATGTCTCCTCTCTCACAAGTACTCAACAACTACTCCCACGTCTTCACAGGACCTGCAAAAGCTATGTGAAATTGTTTCAGGAGGCGTTGGGAATCTCGACGACCTGGAAGCATCTCTTGAACATTCAAATCTGAACATCACCCCAGAGATTGTTACTCTTGTCATAGATTACTGCAAAGCCCAAGCACCCAACCGAAGGCTCCTTAGGTTCTTCTCTTGGTCTCGGAAAATACCCAACTGTGATAAACTAGGAGACGGGACATTCAATCAAGTAATCCAGATATTCGCTGAAAAGAAAGACCTCATGGCCATGGATATTTTGATCTCAGATCTCCAAAAAGAGCATCGAAGTATGGATTCCAAAACATTCAGTTGTGTTGTAGAGAGCCTTGTGAAATCAGGCAGAGAAGATGAAGCTTTGCGCCTTTTCAAGAACTTGGATAAGTTCAATTGCTCGAAAGATAGAATTAGCTTGTCTGTGATTGTTCATGCCCTTTGCTCTAAAGGGCATGCTAGAATGGCCGAAGGTGTTGTTTGGCGCCATAAGAATAAAATCCCTATAGAGCCTTGCATTTACGATAGCCTCCTTCATGGATGGTGTATTCACGGTAATGTCAAGGAAGTTCGTAGAATTGTTGATGAGATGAAATTATTGGGAATTTGTCCGGGCCTGCTTTCATATAATGCTTTCCTCAGGTGCATTTGTGATAGAAATGTTAAATTCAATCCCTCAGCGCTTGTTCCGGAAGCTACCAATTTGATGATGGAGATGAGGACTTCTGGCGTTCATCCAACTGCAATTAGCTTCAACATCTTGCTCTCTTGTTTGAGTAGGACGAGGAGAGTAAAGGAAGCTTACCAAATTCTCCAATGGATGAAAGAAAGAGGTTGTTCTCCCGATTGGGTTAGCTATTATATTGTTGTGAGGCTTTTTTATTTGACGGGAAGGTTTGGAAGAGGGAATAGGCTCGTCGATCAGATGATTGGAGAGGGGTTGATTCCTAAGGCGAGGTTTTACCATGATTTGATTGGCGTTCTTTGTGGAGTGGAGGAAGTGAGGTGTGCTCTTGAGATGTTCGAGAGAATGAAGAAGAGCTGTGTGGGTGATTATGGGCCGGTATATGATATGCTGATACCTAAGCTTTGTAGGGGTGGAGAGTTTGATAAGGGCAGGCATCTTTGGGATGAGGCAGTTGAGAAGGGCATCACTCTTCAGTGCTCAAGTGATATTCTAGATCCAGCAAAGACAGAGGTATTTAAACCAAAAGGGAGAGCGGAAAAGGGGAGCCTTGAGGATTCCAGGAGGGTGGTGAAAATGCAGAAGAAATGCATTACGAATGTGAAAAGGATGAGTAAGAAGAAAGCTTCTTCAGCGTAA